From Amycolatopsis sp. YIM 10, the proteins below share one genomic window:
- a CDS encoding leucine-rich repeat domain-containing protein, with the protein MELDFYRHGLAEIPDSVWSAPELRVLNLANNELTSVPSRIGELTSLHTLDLGHNQLTSVPDELGSLPNLTEYLYLSDNRLSVLPDSLCRLDKLRYLSATDNGLVRLPDALGSMRSLRELRLYYNKLSSLPDSFGSLTAMRELYLRGNQLSTLPPSIGALQDLRHLDLRENELVALPEELLDLPKLAKLDLRWNRRLELPSWLPKLEEQDCVVLL; encoded by the coding sequence GTGGAGCTGGACTTCTACCGCCACGGGCTGGCGGAAATCCCGGATTCGGTGTGGTCGGCGCCGGAGTTGCGGGTGCTCAACCTGGCGAACAACGAGCTGACCTCGGTGCCGTCGCGGATCGGCGAGCTGACCTCGCTGCACACGCTGGACCTCGGGCACAACCAGCTCACCTCGGTGCCGGACGAGCTGGGCTCGCTGCCGAACCTCACGGAGTACCTGTACCTGAGCGACAACCGGCTTTCCGTGCTGCCGGATTCCTTGTGCCGCTTGGACAAGCTGCGTTACCTGAGCGCCACGGACAACGGGCTCGTCCGGTTGCCCGACGCGCTCGGCTCGATGCGCTCGCTGCGGGAACTGCGGTTGTACTACAACAAGCTTTCTTCTCTCCCGGACTCTTTCGGTTCGCTGACCGCCATGCGGGAGCTCTACCTGCGCGGGAACCAGCTTTCCACGCTGCCGCCGTCGATCGGTGCGCTCCAAGACCTGCGGCACCTGGACCTGCGGGAGAACGAACTGGTCGCGCTGCCGGAGGAACTGCTGGATCTGCCCAAGTTGGCGAAGCTGGACCTGCGGTGGAACCGGCGCCTCGAGCTGCCTTCCTGGCTGCCGAAACTGGAGGAACAGGACTGCGTCGTCCTGCTCTGA
- a CDS encoding VanW family protein, giving the protein MREEHYWPEFDSDSIETEAETGEAPRENDEELVGALLDGPVVLERPRSRATRRRYAIGRVFLGVGAFLALFVLLYTADLIFSAGTVPRGVTVVGIEVGGLERADAEAVLRKELEPRLTEPVRVRAGDVDAELDPIASGLGLDWPETVTKAGTQPLDPFTRIASFFTTREVGVVSTSDPDVLKQSVTKFAAEKLNHDMTEGGIRFESIQGSDGGVTAIAVEPRQRQEMTDFDAAAQLIRDNWLGHTAVELPVQATPPKATAEGVRATLEQIVKPTLALPMYIRGDGRDAVLKPDGIAGAMQFAAVDGGALEVRLDQGKLQLLAQPQLAETERPPKDAQIVFTGASPSVQPSEEGAKVAWTKTFAPFLEAVKRPDVHELRAVYEPDKPKVSTQAANSLGIKEVIGEFTSGGFSGDVTRNVKTIADKVAGAIVRPGDTFSLDGHVGPRTASQGYLKAPVHEDGTGAEVYGGGINQFTSTLYNAVYFAGLTDAGHSPHSYYLDRFPPARDARSLQDNGSAVDLRFTNDAPTGVAIQALTSGNTVTVKIWGTKRYRVESLTGPQTDVVDPPVRTGSSGRCEPTPGVPGFTVTDTRILYDLGSGAEVRREPRTVTYQPRPFTICP; this is encoded by the coding sequence TTGCGGGAGGAGCACTACTGGCCGGAGTTCGACTCCGACTCGATCGAGACCGAAGCCGAGACCGGGGAAGCACCCCGTGAGAACGACGAGGAACTGGTCGGCGCCCTGCTGGACGGGCCGGTGGTGCTGGAGCGCCCGCGCAGCCGCGCCACCCGCAGGCGGTACGCGATCGGCCGCGTCTTTCTCGGTGTCGGCGCCTTCCTGGCGCTGTTTGTGCTGCTCTACACCGCTGACCTGATCTTCAGCGCGGGCACCGTGCCGCGCGGGGTGACCGTGGTCGGCATCGAGGTCGGCGGGCTGGAGCGCGCCGACGCCGAGGCGGTGCTGCGCAAGGAACTGGAGCCGCGGCTGACCGAGCCGGTGCGGGTGCGCGCCGGGGACGTGGACGCCGAGCTGGACCCGATCGCCTCCGGCCTCGGCCTGGACTGGCCGGAGACGGTGACCAAGGCCGGGACGCAGCCGCTCGACCCGTTCACCCGGATCGCCTCCTTCTTCACCACCCGTGAGGTGGGCGTGGTGTCCACCAGCGATCCGGACGTGCTCAAGCAGTCGGTGACGAAGTTCGCCGCGGAGAAGCTGAACCACGACATGACCGAGGGCGGTATCCGCTTCGAGTCGATCCAGGGCAGCGACGGCGGGGTGACCGCGATCGCGGTCGAGCCGCGGCAGCGCCAGGAGATGACCGACTTCGACGCCGCCGCGCAGCTGATCAGGGACAACTGGCTCGGCCACACCGCGGTGGAACTGCCGGTACAGGCGACCCCGCCGAAGGCGACGGCCGAAGGGGTGCGGGCGACGCTGGAGCAGATCGTCAAGCCGACGCTCGCGCTGCCGATGTACATCCGGGGCGACGGGCGCGACGCGGTGCTGAAACCGGACGGGATCGCCGGGGCCATGCAGTTCGCCGCGGTGGACGGCGGTGCCCTGGAGGTCCGCCTCGACCAGGGCAAGCTGCAGTTGCTGGCCCAGCCGCAACTGGCCGAGACCGAGCGGCCGCCGAAGGACGCGCAGATCGTGTTCACCGGGGCGTCGCCGTCGGTGCAGCCGTCGGAGGAGGGCGCGAAGGTCGCCTGGACGAAGACGTTCGCGCCGTTCCTGGAGGCGGTGAAGCGGCCGGACGTCCACGAACTGCGGGCGGTCTACGAGCCGGACAAGCCGAAGGTGAGCACCCAGGCGGCGAACTCGCTGGGCATCAAGGAGGTCATCGGCGAGTTCACCTCCGGCGGCTTCTCCGGGGACGTGACGCGCAACGTGAAGACCATCGCGGACAAGGTGGCCGGTGCGATCGTGCGCCCCGGCGACACGTTCAGCCTCGACGGGCACGTGGGCCCGCGGACCGCCTCGCAGGGCTATCTCAAGGCCCCGGTGCACGAGGACGGCACCGGCGCGGAGGTCTACGGCGGCGGCATCAACCAGTTCACGTCCACTTTGTACAACGCGGTCTACTTCGCCGGCCTCACCGACGCCGGGCACAGCCCGCACAGCTACTACCTGGACCGCTTCCCGCCCGCGCGGGACGCCCGTTCCTTGCAGGACAACGGTTCCGCGGTCGATCTGCGGTTCACCAACGACGCGCCGACCGGAGTCGCGATCCAGGCGCTGACCAGTGGGAACACGGTCACGGTGAAGATCTGGGGCACCAAGCGGTACCGGGTGGAAAGCCTGACCGGCCCGCAGACCGACGTGGTCGACCCGCCGGTGCGCACCGGCAGTTCCGGCCGGTGCGAGCCGACACCGGGCGTTCCCGGCTTCACCGTCACCGACACCCGGATCCTGTACGACCTCGGCAGTGGCGCCGAAGTCCGCCGGGAACCACGGACGGTGACCTACCAGCCGCGCCCGTTCACCATCTGCCCCTGA
- a CDS encoding co-chaperone GroES — MLHDRVLAKLSGEDGERRSSGGIVIPATAQVARRLAWGDVLGVGNNVRNVKVGDRVLFNPDDQLEVEIQGEGYLVMRERDIHAMASERTEHGTGLYL; from the coding sequence ATGCTGCACGACAGGGTGCTGGCCAAGCTGTCCGGCGAGGACGGTGAGCGCCGCAGCAGCGGCGGCATCGTGATCCCCGCGACGGCTCAGGTCGCGCGTCGGCTCGCCTGGGGTGATGTACTCGGGGTGGGCAATAATGTGCGCAACGTGAAGGTCGGCGACCGGGTGCTGTTCAACCCGGACGATCAGCTCGAGGTGGAGATCCAGGGCGAGGGGTACCTGGTGATGCGTGAGCGCGACATTCACGCCATGGCGAGCGAGCGCACGGAGCACGGCACGGGGCTGTACTTGTAG